Proteins encoded within one genomic window of Triticum aestivum cultivar Chinese Spring chromosome 2D, IWGSC CS RefSeq v2.1, whole genome shotgun sequence:
- the LOC123051549 gene encoding probable tRNA (guanine(26)-N(2))-dimethyltransferase 1, translating into MTIACGFSRFLSTTRVHSSTNRVLSLWFASCPCSSASASACASEPPEIAGDPDTVREGRAEIFADKSNSVFFNKAQVNNRDLSIAVLRWFVLKRQEEHDAQLKGRRADIPPEQHADGLDPATTGSEDTALRKESSLKAPKVLEALAASGLRAIRYALEVDGIGEVIALDNNEVAIESCKRNIYHNGILASSKVVPHLADARIYMLTHPKEFDVVDLDPYGSPAAFLDSAVQCVADGGILMCSATDMAVLAGGNAEVCFSKYGSYPVRGKYRHEMALRILLACMESHAIRHKRYIVPVISVHMDFYIRVFVRIFTSASTVKSSPLKFSHVYQCVGCNSFHLQNVGRINSKDKRNIPLPNFCPTVPQECSECGGKFVMGGPIWSDPIHDRDWATSILSNIRATSGLYEAYAKISAILTSVSEELPNAPLFVSLHSICATLKCTNPTMVMFHSAIRNAGYQISGSHADPLALKTDAPMSVIWDIMRCWVKLHPVKSQPENLPGSRILSQEPQLQASFSQATGGLVARKSPRFLPNPEKHWGPKMKAGRPLKILPIDKL; encoded by the exons AGGGAAGGGCGGGCGGAGATATTCGCGGACAAGTCCAATTCGGTCTTCTTCAACAAGGCTCAG GTTAACAACAGAGACCTTTCCATTGCCGTATTGAGATGGTTTGTTTTGAAAAGACAGGAAGAGCATGATGCCCAATTAAAAG GCAGGCGTGCTGATATACCGCCGGAGCAGCATGCCGATGGATTAGACCCTGCTACAACAGGTTCTGAAGACACTGCATTGAGAAAGGAATCGAGCCTTAAAGCACCTAAAGTTCTTGAG GCTTTGGCTGCATCAGGGTTAAGAGCTATCCGATATGCACTTGAGGTGGATGGAATTGGGGAAGTTATAGCTCTTGACAATAATGAAG TTGCTATAGAATCCTGTAAGAGAAATATCTATCACAATGGCATTCTTGCATCTTCGAAGGTGGTACCACATCTTGCTGACGCTCGCATTTACATGCTCACTCACCCTAAAGAATTTGATGTG GTTGATCTTGATCCTTATGGATCACCAGCTGCATTCCTTGATTCAGCAGTTCAATGTGTTGCAGATGGTGGTATCTTGATGTGCTCAGCTACAGACATGGCAGTGCTTGCCGGGGGCAATGCAGAAGTTTGTTTTTCCAA ATATGGTTCTTATCCAGTAAGAGGCAAATACCGCCATGAGATGGCCTTGAGGATTCTTCTTGCCTGCATGGAG TCACATGCGATCCGCCACAAGCGCTATATAGTTCCTGTCATATCAGTGCACATGGATTTCTACATTAGGGTTTTTGTGCGAATCTTCAC GTCAGCTAGCACGGTGAAAAGCTCACCTCTCAAATTTTCACATGTATATCAGTGTGTTGGTTGCAATTCATTTCACTTACAAAATGTTGGAAGAATAAACTCAAAG GATAAGAGGAATATTCCTCTACCAAATTTTTGCCCTACTGTGCCTCAAGAGTGTTCTGAGTGTGGCGGTAAATTTGTTATGGGGGGGCCTATATGGAGTGATCCAATACATGACAGGGATTGGGCTACTTCCATTTTATCAAATATACGAGCAACGAGTGGTTTATATGAAGCTTATGCAAAAATTTCAGCTATACTAACGTCAGTATCAGAG GAATTGCCCAATGCACCTTTATTCGTCAGTCTTCACAGTATATGTGCAACATTGAAGTGCACCAATCCAACCATGGTTATGTTTCATTCGGCTATAAGAAATGCTGGGTATCAAATATCGGGTAGCCATGCGGATCCGCTAGCTCTGAAAACAGATGCGCCAATGTCTGTAATTTGGGACATCATGCGATGTTGG GTCAAGCTTCACCCGGTAAAATCTCAACCTGAGAATCTTCCAGGTAGCAGGATACTTTCCCAAGAGCCTCAATTGCAG GCATCGTTCTCTCAAGCAACTGGGGGTTTAGTTGCACGGAAGAGCCCAAGATTTCTACCTAATCCTGAAAAACACTGGGGTCCTAAGATGAAGGCCGGTAGACCACTGAAGATACTTCCCATTGACAAATTGTAA